In Flavobacterium sp. WV_118_3, one DNA window encodes the following:
- a CDS encoding zinc-dependent peptidase — MKALYFLVAASAEEDDLIVMWSAMAIVLMILLAYGIRLAELFYAYFFKKPFYVHFYLFPQQLTDAQLYVLQTQFPFYQQLSPKYQAYFEHRVKCFISKYQFIGQQGQPITDEVKILIAATSVMLTFGMRNYLYTVFTKIVVFPSKYYSAATQAYHIGEFNPALKTIAFSWEDFVAGYQDAHDNRNLGLHEFTHALHFQCAKSNHVSAILFEKMFAKILQELKNPEYSEQLRESGYFREYAFENRYEFLAVLLEHFFETPETFRNHFPVLYDHIQKMINFRDR, encoded by the coding sequence ATGAAAGCGCTTTATTTTTTGGTTGCGGCCTCCGCGGAGGAAGATGATTTGATAGTGATGTGGAGTGCCATGGCGATTGTACTGATGATCTTGTTGGCGTATGGTATCCGATTGGCCGAACTGTTTTATGCGTATTTTTTTAAAAAGCCATTTTACGTCCATTTTTATCTTTTTCCACAGCAATTAACCGATGCACAATTGTATGTTTTGCAAACGCAATTTCCGTTTTATCAGCAATTGTCACCCAAATATCAGGCTTACTTTGAACATCGGGTAAAATGTTTTATCTCAAAATACCAATTTATCGGTCAACAAGGGCAACCAATCACCGATGAAGTGAAAATATTGATAGCGGCGACGTCGGTGATGCTCACTTTTGGCATGCGCAACTACCTGTATACTGTTTTTACGAAGATTGTCGTCTTTCCGTCAAAATACTATTCGGCAGCCACTCAGGCGTATCATATTGGAGAATTTAACCCGGCATTAAAAACAATCGCTTTTTCCTGGGAAGATTTTGTCGCCGGTTATCAGGATGCGCACGACAACCGTAATCTGGGATTGCATGAATTTACCCATGCGCTGCATTTTCAGTGTGCTAAAAGCAATCATGTGAGTGCCATACTTTTTGAAAAAATGTTTGCAAAAATCTTACAGGAATTAAAAAATCCGGAGTATAGTGAGCAACTCCGGGAATCGGGGTATTTTAGGGAATACGCATTTGAAAACCGGTATGAATTTCTGGCCGTATTGCTGGAACATTTTTTTGAAACCCCGGAAACATTCCGAAACCATTTCCCGGTTTTATATGATCATATTCAAAAGATGATTAATTTTAGAGATCGTTAA
- a CDS encoding MarR family transcriptional regulator has protein sequence MKFTTPTQTIFYSIERAIKEYRKFGQKNIHKLADDITLDQAMVLFLLAREPELSQKEMAALVFKDVASLTRMIELMVKNGYLERTFKKTDRRQFQLSLTTKGKEIIHELEPVITTSRQTALEGLTDGEIEQLNTLLQKIISNCNRN, from the coding sequence ATGAAATTTACAACTCCTACACAAACGATTTTCTACTCCATAGAACGAGCCATTAAAGAATACCGGAAATTCGGCCAGAAAAATATTCATAAACTGGCTGATGATATCACCTTGGATCAAGCGATGGTATTGTTCCTGCTTGCGCGAGAGCCGGAATTATCACAAAAGGAGATGGCGGCGCTTGTTTTTAAAGACGTGGCTTCATTAACACGGATGATTGAGCTGATGGTGAAGAATGGTTACCTGGAACGAACGTTCAAAAAAACGGATCGAAGACAGTTTCAGCTTAGCCTGACGACTAAGGGTAAGGAAATAATTCACGAACTCGAACCCGTCATCACAACTAGTCGGCAGACTGCTTTGGAAGGCTTAACTGACGGAGAGATCGAACAACTAAACACCCTGCTCCAAAAGATTATTTCCAATTGTAACAGAAATTAG
- a CDS encoding serine hydrolase — MKQLIFLFSILLALPGYSQSDIPSRLAAYLQAQTDVNGFSGAVLVANKDTILLQQAYGLANYDWKIRNTPDTKFGLASVSKQFTAVAILQLVESGKLSLDSRLNTFFSGFPKGDTVTIHMLLAHTSGLDADFDELYLKSTQLSNDSVLAAIEKKPYLFSPGTACSYSNIGYFLLARIIEQVSGEKYADYLQKHLFSVADMRNSGVTTNDAIIPQKASFYCRTAQGYVNNPYINWEVNIGHDGIYSTVEDLYRWNKALFQGRKLISEASKTKMFTPYNDQHFGYGLIINPPYNQGHQLIAHDGGFFGVMTSFNWFSQDNLFIVVLSNNQSPSYLIAPALAGIVFGKPVTLPYHHVQVPTNTQLYDDYVGKYENINILKINGKLCYNDEEIQLLPESDKKFFRADNPDRTIEFIADKKGRVHSLLITNAGVQVVKRKEK, encoded by the coding sequence ATGAAACAACTTATTTTTTTGTTCAGTATACTGCTTGCCTTACCGGGCTATAGTCAATCCGATATACCTTCTAGGCTGGCGGCCTATCTTCAGGCGCAGACAGATGTCAACGGCTTCTCAGGTGCTGTATTGGTAGCTAACAAAGATACCATCCTGTTACAACAAGCCTATGGGTTGGCCAATTACGATTGGAAGATCCGGAATACCCCGGACACAAAATTCGGACTGGCTTCCGTAAGTAAGCAGTTTACTGCAGTCGCGATCCTACAGTTGGTTGAAAGCGGGAAACTGTCACTCGATTCCAGACTGAATACCTTTTTCTCCGGTTTCCCGAAAGGTGACACTGTGACTATTCATATGCTATTGGCGCATACTTCGGGGTTGGATGCGGATTTCGATGAATTGTACCTAAAATCGACCCAGCTTTCCAATGACTCGGTATTGGCAGCGATTGAAAAAAAACCGTATCTCTTCTCCCCAGGAACGGCATGTAGCTATAGCAATATTGGATATTTCTTACTGGCCCGGATCATAGAGCAGGTTTCTGGTGAAAAATATGCCGATTATTTGCAAAAGCATCTGTTTTCTGTAGCAGACATGCGCAACTCGGGCGTAACTACAAATGACGCGATCATTCCCCAAAAAGCAAGCTTTTATTGCCGTACTGCACAAGGCTATGTCAACAATCCGTATATCAACTGGGAAGTTAATATCGGGCATGACGGGATCTATTCCACGGTTGAAGATCTGTATCGTTGGAACAAGGCTCTATTCCAGGGAAGGAAGCTCATTTCGGAAGCGAGCAAAACGAAAATGTTTACGCCCTATAACGACCAGCATTTTGGTTATGGGCTGATCATCAATCCTCCCTATAACCAGGGACATCAGCTGATTGCCCACGATGGTGGGTTTTTCGGGGTCATGACCTCCTTCAATTGGTTTAGCCAGGACAATTTGTTTATCGTGGTCTTATCCAATAATCAATCGCCCTCTTATTTAATCGCTCCAGCTCTTGCGGGGATCGTATTCGGGAAACCTGTGACGCTGCCCTATCATCATGTACAAGTTCCGACAAATACCCAACTCTACGACGATTATGTTGGAAAGTATGAGAACATAAACATCCTGAAAATAAACGGAAAACTCTGTTATAATGATGAAGAAATACAGCTTTTACCTGAATCGGATAAAAAATTCTTTCGGGCAGATAACCCGGATAGAACCATTGAATTTATCGCTGATAAGAAAGGAAGAGTTCATTCGCTTTTAATAACGAATGCCGGTGTGCAGGTGGTTAAACGAAAAGAAAAATAG
- a CDS encoding serine hydrolase, with amino-acid sequence MKFSLAALFCLLLSVPVVAQISKTRHTNDPFLQIDSVLTSVLNDQHIAGFAVAVVKGDQVIYSKGFGYRDVENKKPVTTNTLFAIGSSSKAFTASLLGLLKKEGKLTFEDKAVDLLPQLRFYNDAMNSQIILRDLMAHRSGLSRYDSSWFLFNSKDRDSIIARVKYMKPTAAVREKWFYNNFMYLAQGMIVERFSGKTWEDNIKEKFFIPLEMTRSNTDIITFQNDSDAALPYTVSKENAIKKVDYYNINGMGPAGSINSSVNDMANWLKVWINDGSFKGKEILPKNYITEAMSSQMVMSADLPDKHSDIFLANYGLGWMIGSYRGHYLVEHGGNINGFSANVAFFPSDKLGIVVLTNQNVSKVPMIVCNSIADRMLNLKPEDWNGEVKAAAAEKAFQVKKETKKMPVPNTKPSHPLKEYVGSYANPAYGTIKITIENKGLYTKLQEGKIILKHFHYDVFDPRAVDKKGKVDTGQSNLMFNFTSDVDGKIHGIELLLDGNEKPVLFERVADKK; translated from the coding sequence ATGAAGTTTTCGTTAGCCGCTCTTTTTTGCTTGCTACTTTCAGTCCCTGTAGTGGCACAAATCTCAAAAACAAGACACACTAATGATCCATTTTTACAAATCGATTCCGTACTGACAAGCGTTTTAAACGACCAGCATATTGCCGGTTTTGCAGTAGCGGTTGTAAAAGGTGATCAAGTGATTTACAGCAAAGGATTTGGCTATCGCGATGTCGAAAACAAAAAACCGGTTACAACCAATACCCTTTTTGCAATAGGTTCAAGCTCCAAGGCTTTTACGGCTTCCTTATTGGGATTGCTGAAAAAAGAAGGTAAACTGACCTTTGAAGATAAAGCCGTTGACTTGTTACCACAGTTGCGATTTTATAATGATGCAATGAACAGTCAGATTATACTGAGAGATCTGATGGCGCATCGATCGGGGTTGTCCCGATACGATTCGTCGTGGTTTCTATTTAATTCCAAAGACAGAGATAGTATTATTGCCCGTGTAAAGTATATGAAGCCTACAGCAGCCGTACGCGAGAAATGGTTCTATAATAATTTTATGTACCTCGCACAAGGGATGATTGTAGAGCGATTTAGTGGTAAAACCTGGGAAGATAATATAAAGGAAAAGTTTTTTATTCCTTTGGAAATGACGCGTTCGAACACCGATATTATCACGTTTCAGAACGATAGTGATGCCGCTTTGCCTTATACGGTATCGAAAGAAAATGCGATTAAAAAGGTTGACTATTACAACATTAACGGGATGGGACCTGCGGGAAGTATCAACAGTAGTGTAAACGACATGGCCAACTGGTTAAAGGTTTGGATTAACGACGGGTCTTTTAAAGGAAAAGAAATCTTACCCAAAAACTACATCACCGAAGCGATGAGTTCTCAAATGGTTATGAGTGCTGATCTGCCGGATAAGCATAGCGATATTTTTTTAGCCAATTATGGTTTGGGTTGGATGATCGGTTCCTATAGAGGACACTACCTAGTAGAACATGGCGGAAATATTAACGGGTTTTCGGCGAATGTTGCCTTTTTTCCTTCGGATAAGTTAGGGATCGTTGTCCTGACAAATCAAAATGTATCGAAAGTTCCGATGATAGTTTGTAATTCTATTGCCGATAGAATGCTCAATTTAAAACCGGAAGACTGGAATGGCGAAGTAAAAGCTGCTGCGGCAGAAAAAGCGTTTCAGGTAAAAAAGGAAACTAAAAAGATGCCCGTCCCAAATACAAAACCATCCCATCCTTTAAAAGAGTATGTTGGCTCTTATGCAAACCCGGCCTATGGAACCATCAAAATAACCATTGAAAATAAGGGTTTATATACAAAATTACAAGAGGGTAAAATAATACTGAAACATTTTCATTATGATGTTTTTGATCCAAGAGCTGTCGATAAAAAAGGAAAAGTGGATACCGGGCAAAGTAATTTGATGTTTAATTTTACGTCCGATGTAGACGGTAAAATTCATGGAATAGAACTGCTTCTGGATGGTAACGAAAAACCGGTACTATTTGAGCGGGTTGCCGATAAAAAGTAA